A region from the Caldicellulosiruptor naganoensis genome encodes:
- the tpiA gene encoding triose-phosphate isomerase gives MPRLNKKTIRDIDVSGKRVLVRVDFNVPQDENGNITDDRRIREALPTIKYLIDHNAKVILVSHLGRPKGKFDPKYSMAPVAKRLSELLGKEVVLAKDVIGEDAKKCVEQMKEGAVVLLENVRFHKEEEENDREFAKALASLADIYVNDAFGTAHRAHASTAGVAEFLPAVAGFLMEKEIEMLGNALANPQRPFVAILGGAKVSDKIGVITNLLEKVDSLLIGGAMAYTFLKAKGYKIGKSKCEDDKLDVAREIMKKAEEKGVNLLLPVGSIVAKEFKNDTEYMYVPSDAMPDDMMGMDIGNTTIELFSKEIKKAKTIVWNGPMGVFEFPNFAKGTEAIARAVAEAVEENGAIAIIGGGDSAAAVEKLGFADKMTHISTGGGASLEFLEGKVLPGIACLLDKNPRKKIIAANWKMNKTPQEAKEFVEELKKYIDNVQAEVVICAPSILVPYVKEAIEGTNIKLGTQNMFYEEKGAYTGEISGPMLKAVGVEYVVIGHSERRQYFGETDEIVNKKVLAALKFGLKPIVCVGETLKQREYGITDELVRLQVKIALNGVSKEDVEKVVIAYEPIWAIGTGKNATPEEANRVIGVIRNVIAEMYDEDTAQKIRIQYGGSVNSANSADIFNMPEIDGGLVGGASLNAQEFAKILHY, from the coding sequence ATGCCAAGATTGAACAAGAAAACAATCCGCGATATAGATGTAAGTGGTAAAAGAGTTTTAGTAAGAGTTGATTTTAACGTCCCACAAGATGAAAATGGAAATATCACAGATGATAGAAGAATCAGAGAGGCACTTCCAACAATTAAATACTTGATCGACCACAATGCAAAGGTAATACTTGTTTCGCACTTAGGAAGGCCAAAGGGCAAATTTGACCCGAAATATTCCATGGCACCTGTTGCAAAGAGGCTTTCTGAGCTTCTTGGCAAAGAAGTTGTCCTTGCAAAAGACGTAATAGGCGAAGATGCTAAAAAATGTGTTGAGCAGATGAAGGAAGGAGCTGTAGTCCTTCTTGAAAACGTCAGATTTCATAAAGAGGAAGAAGAAAACGACAGAGAATTTGCAAAGGCATTGGCATCTCTTGCTGATATATATGTAAATGATGCGTTTGGAACAGCTCACAGAGCTCATGCTTCAACAGCAGGTGTTGCAGAGTTCTTACCAGCAGTTGCTGGATTTTTAATGGAAAAAGAGATTGAAATGCTTGGCAACGCTCTTGCAAATCCTCAAAGACCATTTGTTGCAATCTTGGGTGGTGCAAAGGTTTCTGATAAGATTGGGGTTATTACAAATCTTCTTGAAAAGGTTGATAGTCTCTTAATTGGCGGTGCAATGGCATATACCTTCCTGAAGGCAAAAGGATATAAAATCGGAAAATCAAAATGCGAAGATGATAAGCTTGATGTTGCAAGAGAGATAATGAAAAAAGCAGAGGAAAAAGGAGTAAACCTTCTATTACCAGTTGGAAGCATTGTTGCAAAAGAGTTCAAGAACGACACAGAGTATATGTATGTTCCATCTGATGCAATGCCAGACGATATGATGGGCATGGACATAGGAAATACCACAATTGAACTTTTCTCAAAAGAGATAAAGAAGGCAAAGACCATTGTTTGGAATGGACCAATGGGTGTATTTGAATTTCCAAATTTTGCAAAAGGAACAGAAGCTATTGCAAGAGCTGTTGCTGAAGCAGTTGAAGAAAATGGCGCAATTGCCATTATCGGTGGTGGCGACTCTGCAGCTGCTGTTGAAAAGCTCGGCTTTGCTGATAAGATGACACATATTTCAACAGGTGGCGGTGCTTCATTAGAGTTTTTAGAAGGAAAGGTACTGCCTGGTATTGCATGTCTGCTTGACAAAAATCCAAGAAAGAAGATAATCGCAGCAAACTGGAAGATGAACAAGACTCCACAAGAAGCAAAAGAGTTTGTTGAAGAGCTGAAAAAGTATATTGATAATGTACAAGCAGAAGTAGTTATCTGTGCTCCATCAATTCTTGTTCCTTATGTCAAAGAAGCAATAGAAGGAACAAATATAAAACTTGGAACACAAAACATGTTCTATGAAGAAAAAGGCGCATATACAGGTGAGATATCTGGTCCAATGCTTAAAGCAGTTGGGGTCGAGTATGTGGTAATAGGTCACTCTGAAAGAAGACAATACTTTGGCGAAACTGATGAGATTGTGAACAAGAAAGTGTTAGCAGCGCTCAAGTTTGGTCTAAAGCCTATTGTATGTGTTGGTGAAACACTCAAACAAAGAGAATATGGTATTACAGATGAACTTGTAAGGCTTCAAGTCAAGATTGCGCTAAATGGTGTTTCTAAAGAAGATGTTGAAAAGGTTGTAATTGCATATGAGCCTATTTGGGCAATAGGCACAGGCAAGAATGCAACCCCTGAAGAGGCAAATAGGGTAATTGGTGTAATCAGAAATGTAATTGCTGAGATGTATGATGAAGATACAGCTCAGAAAATAAGGAT
- a CDS encoding sugar-binding transcriptional regulator, protein MDDFLELLKRITPEVIEIFERRYDILKNVKYHQPIGRRMLSEKLKLSERIVRNEVDILRSLGLLTITDNGTILTNEGEDLLEKLSNIVYDIKVLEALRQTVKDILGAKDLFIVPGDADTNPYVLKELGIVASKVVLSLLPNVKIIAVTGGQTVKEVVDNFPTCFFKDILVVPARGGIGQEVEKQANTLAANLAKKLGGRYKLLHLPDTMDEEVYKLIVKKEDVQDVLNDINNADMLIFGIGNAIEMAKRRKFNQQMIEKLSQVGAIGEIFGYYFDKEGNIVYSTTTVGIKLEKIKNIKYMIGVAGGAHKAEAILSLNGIKHNAIFVIDEGIARRILSIKG, encoded by the coding sequence ATGGATGATTTTCTTGAACTTTTAAAAAGAATAACTCCTGAAGTTATAGAAATATTTGAAAGAAGATATGACATCTTAAAAAATGTAAAATATCATCAACCCATTGGTAGAAGAATGCTTTCGGAAAAATTAAAGCTTTCTGAAAGAATTGTGAGAAATGAAGTAGACATTTTACGAAGTCTCGGACTTCTAACAATCACAGATAATGGTACAATTTTAACAAACGAGGGTGAAGACCTTCTTGAAAAACTTTCTAACATAGTATATGATATAAAGGTATTAGAAGCTTTAAGACAAACAGTAAAAGATATTTTAGGTGCAAAAGATCTTTTTATTGTGCCAGGAGATGCTGACACAAATCCATATGTCCTTAAAGAATTAGGGATTGTAGCAAGTAAAGTTGTACTTTCACTTCTGCCGAATGTCAAGATAATTGCTGTGACAGGTGGCCAGACAGTAAAAGAAGTTGTTGATAATTTTCCAACATGTTTCTTTAAAGACATTTTAGTGGTTCCAGCAAGAGGAGGAATTGGGCAAGAAGTTGAAAAACAAGCAAATACCTTAGCAGCAAATTTAGCTAAGAAGTTGGGCGGAAGATATAAACTGCTACATCTACCAGATACAATGGATGAGGAAGTATATAAGCTGATTGTGAAAAAAGAAGATGTACAGGATGTCTTGAATGACATTAACAATGCTGACATGCTGATATTTGGCATAGGAAATGCAATTGAAATGGCAAAGAGAAGAAAATTTAACCAACAGATGATAGAAAAACTCAGCCAAGTGGGAGCAATTGGCGAGATCTTTGGTTATTATTTTGACAAAGAAGGTAATATTGTTTACAGCACAACTACAGTAGGTATAAAACTTGAAAAAATTAAAAACATTAAATATATGATAGGAGTTGCAGGTGGTGCACACAAGGCAGAGGCAATCCTTTCATTAAATGGTATAAAACATAATGCAATATTTGTCATTGATGAGGGAATTGCACGGAGAATCTTGAGTATTAAAGGGTAG
- the gap gene encoding type I glyceraldehyde-3-phosphate dehydrogenase — MAVKIGINGFGRIGRNAFKAILAKYPNEFEVVAVNDLTDPKTLAHLLKYDSCYGIFNGTVEYTDTSIIVNGKEIKVLAEKDPANLPWKDLGVEVVIESTGKFTKKQDAEKHIQAGAKKVIITAPATDEDITIVMGVNEEMYDPSKHHVISNASCTTNCLAPVTKVIDNHFKVKRGLMTTVHSYTNDQQILDLPHKDLRRARAAALSIIPTTTGAAKAVALVLPHLKGKLNGFALRVPTPTVSVTDVVFEVEKPTTKEEVNSVLKAAAEGELRGILGYSEEPLVSVDYKGDPRSSIVDALSTMVIEGTLVKVVAWYDNEWGYSNRVADLLNYIVKKGL; from the coding sequence ATGGCGGTAAAGATTGGTATTAACGGTTTTGGAAGAATTGGTAGAAATGCTTTTAAAGCAATTTTGGCGAAATATCCAAACGAATTTGAGGTTGTTGCTGTAAATGACTTGACAGATCCAAAAACTTTGGCGCATCTTTTAAAATACGACTCATGTTATGGTATATTCAACGGAACTGTTGAGTATACAGACACATCAATCATTGTTAACGGCAAAGAGATAAAAGTTTTGGCTGAAAAAGACCCAGCAAACTTACCATGGAAGGATTTGGGTGTTGAAGTTGTAATCGAGTCAACAGGTAAGTTTACAAAGAAGCAAGATGCAGAAAAGCATATCCAAGCAGGTGCAAAAAAGGTTATAATCACAGCTCCAGCAACAGATGAGGATATTACAATTGTAATGGGTGTTAACGAAGAGATGTATGATCCAAGCAAACACCATGTTATTTCAAATGCATCATGTACAACAAACTGTTTAGCACCTGTTACAAAGGTAATTGATAACCATTTCAAGGTAAAAAGAGGACTTATGACAACTGTTCACTCTTACACAAATGACCAGCAGATTCTTGACCTTCCACACAAAGACTTGAGAAGAGCAAGAGCTGCCGCTCTGTCCATTATTCCAACAACAACTGGTGCCGCAAAGGCAGTGGCACTTGTTCTTCCGCACCTTAAAGGTAAACTCAACGGTTTTGCTTTGAGAGTTCCAACTCCAACTGTTTCAGTTACAGACGTTGTGTTTGAAGTTGAAAAGCCAACCACAAAAGAAGAGGTCAACAGCGTATTAAAAGCTGCAGCAGAAGGTGAACTCAGAGGAATCTTGGGATACAGCGAAGAGCCACTTGTTTCTGTTGACTACAAAGGTGACCCGAGATCTTCAATTGTTGATGCTCTCTCCACAATGGTTATTGAAGGTACTCTTGTCAAGGTTGTTGCATGGTACGACAACGAATGGGGATACTCTAACAGAGTTGCTGATCTTCTGAACTACATTGTTAAGAAGGGCTTATAA